The DNA window AGGCCTACAACACCGTGAACCCCTTCCACACTTATGACGAGGAAAAAGCGCCCGGCGCGTATCTCGTCTACGCCGTGCGGTTCATGGAGTCGTGGACGTCCGAGGCTTACGCGGATGTCGGCAAGCATGGGCGCGTCGGCGCCATCGTGCACGACAGCTTCGGCGCCGACACGCGCGAGGTGCTGTGGCAGACCTCGTGCATCCGTGACATCGTGGACAGGATCTGGTGGAGAGCTTTTCTCGTCAAGAGCCAGTAAAAGGAGGCATAGCGATGTCGTACAGCCCGAAGGCGCACGACTTCTCGGAAGCGACGCTCGCGAAATTCGTCGGCGGGCAATTGGAGGTGCTTGTACTCCCTGCGCTCGGCGGATTGCATCCTCGGCGATACCGTGGTGAGGTGCGCGAGCTCGCGTATGTTGGCACCGTGCTTCGTTTCCGGTTCGCGCGGCTCGAGGAGAAGCAGTACCCGCTTTCCGTAGAGAAGGGGAAATGGTTCGGCGGTCCGGCGCCGGAGGACAAATGGTTTACGATTGATCTCGCAGCGTGGGACGTCGTGAAGTCCACAGAAGCGGGGAGTATCGTATTTCTTCATTACGCAACCGGAAGCATGGCGACGCTCCGGCCCTCGGCCAGCGAGAAGCTTCCGAAGGCTGAATCGGTCAATCTCTAGCAGAGAACGGTCCCGCGCGCGGCAATTGCCTCGCGCGGGACTACTTTTTTTGATAGAATAGTAGTTGATGGCTGAATGTATTACCGATGCGATGGTGATTGACAAAGAAGACAGCGGCGAGCAGGATGCCCGCGTTTTTTTGTACACCGAGGCGCTGGGGAGTGTTGTCGCGAAAGCCACGAGCATCCGCAAAATCACTTCAAAGCTCGCCACGCACTTGGAGCCGCTGAATTTTGTGAAGGTGCGGCTTATTGAGCGAAGCACCGGCGGATCCACCGGTTATCAGATCGGTGACGCGCTACTGCGCCACCGTTCTCTCGGGTGGCGCGCGTCACCGGAGGCGCTTGCCGTCGGTTTGCGCCTCGCGCACGTGTTTAAAGAAAGTGGGTTTCGTGGCGATTCGGACCCAGAGATGTGGCGGATGCTTTCGGAAATGTTCGGTAATCCTCCCGCGTCGCCGTTTACCGCTTATACTTCAAAGATGCTCGGCATTTTGGGGTTTGACCCGCGATACGCGGCATGCAGTGTGTGCGCGAACGAACGCCCGACGAAATTTTCATTTCGGGCGCTGGCATTTTTCTGTGACACTTGCGCGAAGCAAGACCATTCGTCTATGCTGAAGTGCGTCAATTATGTCTAAGGTGTTTCTTATATTTTCTATCTTTATCATTGCTGCGGCCGCGGGGCTCGGCTGGTATTATTTTTCCGGCAGTGGTTCTCATGCTGTTACGATTGATGTGACCAAGCCCGACCGCGTACTCATCGGGGTTCCTTTTTCAATCAACATAGCGGCGGGAAACACCGGCGGAGGAGCATTGCGCGACGCAAAGCTTTCACTTGAGCTTCCGCTTGGCGCGGCATTTGTCGGCGCGAGACCCGAGAAGACCACGGAGACGAAAAGTTTGGGGCTTATCGGCGAGGGGAGCACGGTGCAGGAGGAGTTTGACGTGATTGTGCTGGCTAACGAGCAATCTATTAAGCGGTTTGTTGTACGCATTAATTATTCTCCTGAAAGTGTCGGTTCGCGGTTTGAAGAAACGAGTGAGTTTGATGTGGTGGCGGATGCAAGTGGTATGATGTTGGACCTTGTGGCGCCGGAGTCGGCGGTCAGCGGGGAGGAGTTCGGATTTGATGTGCCGGTGAAAAACATGGCAGGCATTGACTTCCGTAATCTGAAACTCACCATCCAATACCCGCCTGGTTTTGAATTTAAAAAAGCATCGCTCGCGCCCGACCTCGGCCAGCATACGTGGCAGCTTGGTGATTTGCGTAGCGGTTCGGAAACAACACTTCATGTGCGCGGCAATCTGCTGGGACAAGCCTCTGCGAGTTTTGAGTTTCGGGTCGTGCTTGAGGCGGAATTTTTGGGCGAGCAGTATATTATCGGGACAAAAACCGCGCGTGTCACTGTTGCCGAGTCGCCGCTGAACTTACTGTTGAGCGTTAACGATAGTCCATTGTATATTGCCGCAATCAACGAAACGCTGGTGTACGCGGTGGAGTATGAAAATACGTCAAACCAGCCGTTACAGAACGCGGTGGTGAAAGCGGAGCTCCGTGGCGAGATGTTTGACCTTTCGACGCTACGCGCCGCAAACGCGGCGGTTAATCCTTCCGGTAACGCGGTAGTGTGGAGCGCGGCAACATTTCCGGATCTCGCCGTTATCCCCCCGCATAGTTCCGGTGTACTGATATTTACCGTGCGGACGCTTCCTAACTATCCCGTGCGGCGGTTGAGCGACCGGAATTTTCTTTTGAAGGCGGATGTTCGCATGGATGCCGAAGGAACACCCAAGGGATCGGAATCGCGGCGCGTATCGGGGCTTATGCGTCTTGAAACGAAGGTGAAAGGGGCGCTCGCGCTCGACGCGAAAGCGTTTTTCCGCGACGCTGGCGCCGGTGTTTTGAATAATGGTCCTATTCCACCGCGGGTGAATGCCTCGACCAACTACACCGTGCA is part of the bacterium genome and encodes:
- a CDS encoding recombination protein O N-terminal domain-containing protein, yielding MAECITDAMVIDKEDSGEQDARVFLYTEALGSVVAKATSIRKITSKLATHLEPLNFVKVRLIERSTGGSTGYQIGDALLRHRSLGWRASPEALAVGLRLAHVFKESGFRGDSDPEMWRMLSEMFGNPPASPFTAYTSKMLGILGFDPRYAACSVCANERPTKFSFRALAFFCDTCAKQDHSSMLKCVNYV